One segment of Mycolicibacterium sp. YH-1 DNA contains the following:
- a CDS encoding WXG100 family type VII secretion target, translating into MLPSRPTLRGWNPDSLTTSAESITAKAQSVSDAVTGIDDACQRMPETKAWSGRAHDAASAMFGRASRQASTFSAYAKGVASALRTGADAIGPARTALLNAADQVDAGPLNVTDQWVVLIDPVKMSAEDMAELEKLARSEQETINRMLMAVGDADDATANAVVAAGAEFGFVEAGPPTDLGSMMVPVARRPGDEVPNPRDPVGVVAQEAIRNGDMSIAVREVVESENSYGEEVTTVYMQDGSRQVITKRDPFDWPSKQNFITVEQFDKNGNEVSESSSWHDFGTDCDYTTVSWPDGSHWTMSMDPTGYRTAGFTTADGRHSAVPVELIDNISLVSGAGLSGLEKHVVNGGSLPMITASSIDDIGKAAKFGGPALGVATTVFDMAMADSGKDRCIALVAGVAGAGGGWAGAEAGASAGAVIGLMGGPAAPFTVPVSAFFVGAVGAFGGAKLGKFVGEVVCPY; encoded by the coding sequence ATGCTGCCGTCGCGTCCCACCCTGCGGGGGTGGAACCCGGACTCCCTGACGACGTCTGCCGAGTCGATCACAGCCAAGGCGCAGTCGGTGTCGGATGCGGTGACGGGTATCGATGACGCGTGCCAGCGTATGCCGGAGACCAAGGCGTGGTCGGGGCGTGCGCATGACGCGGCGTCGGCGATGTTCGGACGGGCGAGCCGTCAGGCGTCGACATTCTCTGCATACGCGAAGGGCGTCGCGTCGGCGCTGCGAACCGGTGCCGATGCGATCGGACCGGCGCGAACTGCGCTGCTCAACGCGGCAGACCAGGTCGACGCGGGTCCGCTCAACGTCACCGACCAGTGGGTGGTCCTGATCGATCCGGTCAAGATGTCGGCGGAGGACATGGCTGAACTCGAGAAGCTGGCGCGTTCGGAGCAGGAGACGATCAATCGCATGCTGATGGCCGTCGGTGATGCCGATGACGCGACGGCCAACGCGGTGGTGGCGGCGGGAGCCGAGTTCGGCTTCGTCGAGGCCGGCCCGCCGACCGACCTCGGCTCGATGATGGTCCCGGTCGCGCGGCGCCCCGGCGATGAGGTGCCGAATCCCCGCGATCCAGTAGGTGTGGTCGCGCAGGAGGCAATTCGCAACGGGGACATGTCGATTGCGGTTCGCGAGGTCGTCGAGTCGGAGAACTCCTATGGCGAGGAGGTGACGACCGTGTACATGCAGGACGGCAGTAGGCAGGTCATCACCAAGCGCGATCCGTTCGACTGGCCCAGCAAGCAGAACTTCATCACCGTCGAACAGTTCGACAAGAACGGCAACGAGGTGTCGGAATCCAGTTCGTGGCATGACTTCGGAACTGACTGCGACTACACGACTGTCTCTTGGCCTGACGGATCGCACTGGACGATGTCGATGGATCCGACCGGATATCGGACCGCCGGTTTCACCACGGCCGATGGCAGGCATTCGGCTGTGCCGGTGGAACTGATCGATAACATCTCATTGGTGTCGGGGGCCGGGCTTTCAGGACTGGAGAAGCACGTCGTGAACGGCGGGAGCCTGCCGATGATCACGGCTTCGTCGATCGACGACATCGGCAAGGCCGCCAAGTTCGGTGGACCCGCGCTCGGTGTTGCCACGACAGTGTTCGACATGGCCATGGCGGACTCGGGCAAGGATCGTTGTATCGCATTGGTCGCTGGTGTTGCCGGTGCGGGCGGTGGCTGGGCGGGAGCAGAAGCGGGTGCGTCGGCCGGTGCGGTGATTGGGTTGATGGGAGGTCCAGCAGCGCCGTTCACTGTGCCCGTCAGCGCATTCTTCGTGGGTGCGGTCGGCGCGTTTGGCGGCGCAAAATTGGGCAAGTTCGTAGGAGAGGTCGTGTGTCCGTACTGA
- a CDS encoding type VII secretion target translates to MQVDPEILRALAGQVDSAAGVITAADVGGTTSKAAEGLPGSTTQWAVRAVGEHFSTVADQLAQNVTKLGQAVRGAGDTYEVTDDALAGTLDGLF, encoded by the coding sequence GTGCAGGTAGATCCGGAGATATTGCGAGCGTTGGCCGGCCAGGTCGACAGCGCCGCTGGGGTGATCACCGCGGCCGATGTCGGTGGGACGACATCCAAAGCCGCCGAGGGACTGCCCGGCTCCACGACACAGTGGGCGGTGCGCGCCGTCGGCGAGCACTTCTCCACCGTGGCAGATCAACTCGCGCAGAATGTCACCAAGCTCGGGCAGGCCGTGCGCGGTGCCGGTGACACGTACGAGGTGACCGATGACGCGCTGGCGGGCACCCTGGACGGGTTGTTCTGA
- a CDS encoding formylglycine-generating enzyme family protein, whose amino-acid sequence MLTELLDLPAGSFRMGSTDFYPEEAPVHSVTVAAFSIERHPVTNAQFAEFVSDTGHVTVAERPLDPADFPGVPPADLVPGALVFQPTAGPVDLRNWRQWWTWAPGASWRHPFGPESSIEDRLDHPVVQVAYPDAAAYAAWAGRRLPSEAQWEYAARAGAETAYAWGDEAAPNGQLMANTWQGRFPYRNDGALGWVGTSPVGTFPPNGFGLVDMIGNVWEWTTTPYTPRHRTDQPACCPPPPPPSPSGDPAINQALKGGSHLCAPEYCHRYRPAARSSQSQDSATTHIGFRCIA is encoded by the coding sequence ATGCTCACCGAACTGTTGGATCTGCCGGCCGGCTCATTCCGGATGGGCTCGACCGACTTCTATCCCGAGGAGGCCCCCGTCCACTCGGTGACGGTGGCGGCCTTCTCCATCGAGCGCCATCCGGTGACCAACGCGCAGTTCGCCGAGTTCGTGTCCGACACCGGCCATGTCACCGTCGCCGAGCGCCCGCTGGACCCGGCGGACTTCCCGGGTGTGCCACCGGCCGATCTGGTTCCGGGCGCGCTGGTCTTCCAGCCCACGGCCGGGCCGGTCGATCTGCGCAACTGGCGGCAGTGGTGGACCTGGGCACCCGGCGCGTCGTGGCGGCACCCGTTCGGACCGGAGTCCTCCATCGAGGATCGACTCGATCACCCGGTGGTGCAGGTCGCCTACCCGGACGCCGCCGCGTACGCGGCCTGGGCGGGGCGTCGCCTGCCCAGTGAGGCGCAGTGGGAGTACGCCGCGCGGGCCGGAGCGGAGACGGCCTATGCGTGGGGCGACGAGGCGGCGCCCAACGGGCAGTTGATGGCCAACACGTGGCAGGGCCGGTTCCCGTACCGCAACGACGGCGCGCTGGGCTGGGTCGGCACCTCTCCGGTCGGTACGTTCCCGCCCAACGGTTTCGGCCTGGTCGACATGATCGGCAACGTGTGGGAGTGGACCACCACGCCCTACACACCACGGCACCGGACGGACCAGCCCGCCTGCTGTCCGCCGCCCCCGCCGCCGTCGCCGTCCGGGGACCCGGCGATCAACCAGGCTCTCAAGGGCGGGTCACACCTGTGCGCGCCCGAGTACTGCCACCGCTACCGCCCGGCCGCGCGCTCGTCGCAGTCGCAGGACAGCGCCACCACCCACATCGGGTTTCGCTGCATCGCCTGA
- a CDS encoding bifunctional serine/threonine-protein kinase/transporter substrate-binding domain-containing protein translates to MDATPFGHYQLQKLLGRGGMGEVYQAYDTNTDRIVALKVLPPHLATDEVFQQRFRRESQAAAGVNDPHVVPIHGYGEIDGRLYLDMRLIEGRTLGEILAEDKKPLDPASAVAVIEQVAGALDAAHKAGLIHRDVKPSNILLTPNDFAYLIDFGLARTAGEAGMTTAGNTLGTLGYMAPERFEGGPIDSRADIYALTCVLYELLTGARPYQADSLEQQIAGHMMSPAPRPSATAARLGAFDDVIAKGMAKKPEKRYQTAAELAGAARRALTAPVPRSGRTSGRHIARPVTSTSRVPWRALAASSAAVVLAGLCAFGAWQIWGAPGRDAKPASVAESTVPPGTPDGEVPEIAATVPPDIRSTGRLVVGVNTPYAPNEFKDSSGKIVGFDVDLMNAMARVLGLSPDYRETGFESIIPSVTGGSFNVGMSSVTDTAEREKAVDFVTYFQAGTQWAKRSGGAVDPDAACGLRVGVTFATIQETTEVPGKSATCVAAGLAPIDMVVYTRQDDLTAALIAGDIEAMSADSPVTGFTVKLSAGELDTAGEIFDMAPYGWPVSKGSALSESLRLALEHLMKTGEYRTIATMWGVEKGMIDTPVVNGARG, encoded by the coding sequence GTGGATGCGACACCTTTCGGGCACTACCAGCTGCAGAAGCTGCTGGGCCGAGGCGGAATGGGCGAGGTCTACCAGGCCTACGACACCAACACCGATCGCATTGTCGCGCTCAAGGTTCTCCCACCGCACCTAGCCACCGATGAGGTCTTTCAGCAGCGGTTCCGCCGCGAATCGCAGGCCGCCGCCGGTGTGAACGATCCGCACGTCGTGCCGATTCACGGATATGGCGAGATCGACGGCAGGCTCTACCTGGACATGCGGCTCATCGAGGGCCGCACGCTGGGCGAGATCCTGGCCGAGGACAAGAAGCCGCTGGATCCGGCATCGGCGGTGGCGGTGATCGAACAGGTCGCAGGCGCACTGGACGCCGCGCACAAGGCGGGCCTGATCCACCGCGACGTCAAACCGTCCAACATCCTGCTCACGCCGAACGACTTCGCGTATCTGATCGACTTCGGGCTGGCCCGCACGGCCGGTGAGGCCGGCATGACGACGGCGGGCAACACGCTGGGCACGTTGGGGTACATGGCCCCGGAGCGGTTCGAGGGCGGGCCCATCGACTCCCGCGCGGACATCTACGCGCTGACGTGCGTGCTCTACGAGCTGCTGACCGGCGCGCGGCCGTATCAGGCCGACAGCCTCGAGCAGCAGATCGCCGGGCACATGATGTCGCCGGCACCGCGCCCGTCGGCCACCGCCGCGAGGTTGGGGGCGTTCGACGACGTCATCGCCAAGGGCATGGCCAAGAAGCCGGAGAAGCGCTATCAGACCGCGGCCGAGCTGGCCGGGGCGGCGCGGCGGGCGTTGACCGCGCCGGTGCCGCGGTCGGGCCGGACCAGCGGACGGCACATTGCGCGTCCGGTCACGTCGACGAGCCGGGTGCCGTGGCGGGCGTTGGCCGCCTCCAGTGCCGCGGTGGTGCTGGCCGGGTTGTGCGCGTTCGGGGCGTGGCAGATCTGGGGTGCGCCGGGCCGCGATGCCAAGCCCGCGAGCGTGGCCGAGTCCACGGTCCCGCCGGGTACGCCGGACGGCGAGGTGCCCGAGATCGCGGCGACGGTGCCGCCTGACATTCGCTCGACGGGTCGGCTGGTGGTCGGCGTGAATACGCCCTACGCGCCCAACGAGTTCAAGGACTCCTCGGGCAAGATCGTCGGTTTCGACGTCGACCTGATGAACGCCATGGCCCGTGTCCTGGGTCTGTCGCCCGACTACCGCGAGACCGGGTTCGAGAGCATCATTCCCTCGGTGACCGGCGGGAGTTTCAACGTCGGGATGTCGTCGGTCACCGACACCGCCGAGCGGGAGAAGGCCGTCGACTTCGTGACCTACTTCCAGGCGGGCACGCAGTGGGCCAAGCGCTCCGGCGGTGCGGTGGACCCGGATGCGGCCTGCGGCTTGAGGGTTGGGGTCACGTTCGCGACGATCCAGGAGACCACCGAGGTGCCGGGTAAGAGCGCCACGTGTGTCGCGGCGGGTCTGGCGCCGATCGACATGGTGGTCTACACCCGGCAGGACGACCTGACCGCGGCGCTGATCGCCGGTGACATCGAGGCGATGTCGGCGGACTCGCCGGTCACCGGTTTCACGGTGAAACTCAGTGCGGGAGAACTCGATACCGCGGGCGAGATATTCGACATGGCGCCCTACGGCTGGCCGGTGTCCAAGGGCTCGGCGCTGTCGGAGTCGCTGCGGCTGGCGCTCGAGCACCTGATGAAGACCGGCGAGTACCGCACCATCGCCACGATGTGGGGTGTCGAGAAGGGCATGATCGACACGCCTGTGGTGAACGGGGCGCGCGGCTAG
- a CDS encoding Rv1535 domain-containing protein — protein sequence MASPLGSDPLTDAVARVLAVPVRELYALLVSLGIVEIVD from the coding sequence ATGGCCTCACCACTCGGTTCGGACCCGTTGACCGACGCCGTGGCCCGCGTGCTCGCCGTGCCGGTGCGCGAGCTGTATGCACTGCTGGTGTCACTCGGCATCGTGGAGATCGTCGACTGA
- a CDS encoding cytosine permease, with protein sequence MEDKGVETAIKDRFLQVEKHGIEYIPEDERRSRPSNLYVLLLGGSMTFGLFIIGWYPIAFGLGWWSAATSIVFGSAVGAVFLGLSGLMGPHSGTNNPVSSGAYFGVAGRLIGSFLEATASLAFAAISIWTGGDALASALIRYFDIQDNEAVRLGAYAVLSIIVTVISVYGHHIMMSSLKFILPTAGLCMIIGLFVYSKDFDASYPGTGSYAFDSHLVTWLISALLCAATVSSYAAYSGDWTRHISPKKFSDRRIVFTLFMGGIFGMGVCFLWGAFTSAAAFNAAAANADTPFVFGIVEIVPLWYIPFLLYLGLASGTTQAVINTYGTGLDTSAIIPRFNRVQATLLACALATALVYVGHFYDAVEGGMAVYLQLLVCFSIPWVVIIVYGHLRRRGYYNVDDLQVFNRREKGGVYWYRHGLNPRTLGLWTLSAAVGMLFSLNDAFTGALVPLMGGIDGGLVASGLVALIGCPIIDRLWPDRPEVYGPAAAPQSASEPVPSPESETVG encoded by the coding sequence ATGGAAGACAAAGGCGTCGAGACTGCGATCAAGGACCGATTCTTACAAGTAGAGAAGCACGGTATCGAGTACATCCCCGAAGACGAGCGACGCTCCCGCCCAAGCAATCTGTACGTCCTGCTGCTTGGCGGCAGCATGACATTCGGGCTGTTCATCATCGGCTGGTATCCGATCGCCTTCGGTTTGGGGTGGTGGTCGGCGGCGACGTCCATCGTCTTCGGCTCAGCCGTGGGAGCGGTGTTCCTTGGGCTGTCCGGGCTGATGGGCCCCCACTCGGGAACCAACAACCCGGTGTCCAGCGGCGCCTACTTCGGGGTCGCGGGGCGATTGATCGGCTCGTTCCTCGAGGCGACAGCGAGCCTGGCGTTCGCGGCCATCTCGATCTGGACCGGCGGCGACGCCCTGGCGTCGGCGTTGATCCGCTACTTCGACATCCAGGACAACGAGGCGGTGCGACTGGGCGCGTATGCGGTCCTCAGCATCATCGTGACCGTGATCTCCGTCTACGGCCACCACATCATGATGAGCTCGCTGAAGTTCATCCTGCCCACCGCCGGACTGTGCATGATCATCGGGTTGTTCGTCTACAGCAAGGATTTCGACGCCTCGTACCCAGGCACCGGGAGCTACGCGTTCGACTCGCACCTGGTCACATGGCTGATCTCGGCGCTGCTGTGCGCGGCCACCGTGTCGTCGTATGCCGCCTACTCCGGTGACTGGACGCGGCACATCTCGCCGAAGAAGTTCTCCGACCGCCGGATCGTGTTCACCCTGTTCATGGGCGGCATCTTCGGTATGGGCGTGTGCTTCCTGTGGGGTGCCTTCACATCGGCCGCTGCGTTCAACGCCGCAGCCGCCAACGCCGACACCCCATTTGTCTTCGGCATCGTCGAGATCGTGCCGCTGTGGTACATCCCGTTCCTGCTGTACCTGGGACTGGCATCGGGCACGACGCAGGCCGTCATCAATACCTACGGGACCGGCTTGGACACCAGCGCCATCATTCCTCGGTTCAACCGCGTTCAGGCGACTCTGCTCGCCTGCGCCCTGGCCACCGCGCTGGTCTACGTCGGGCACTTCTACGACGCGGTTGAGGGCGGGATGGCGGTCTATCTGCAACTGCTGGTGTGCTTCTCGATTCCGTGGGTCGTCATCATCGTCTACGGCCACCTGCGTCGCCGCGGCTATTACAACGTCGACGATCTGCAGGTGTTCAACCGCAGGGAGAAGGGCGGCGTCTACTGGTACCGGCACGGGTTGAACCCGCGCACGCTGGGCCTCTGGACCCTTTCGGCGGCGGTCGGCATGTTGTTCTCACTCAACGACGCGTTCACCGGCGCGTTGGTGCCGCTCATGGGCGGCATCGACGGCGGACTTGTCGCCTCGGGTCTGGTGGCGCTCATCGGTTGCCCGATCATCGATCGGCTGTGGCCGGATCGGCCCGAGGTCTACGGCCCGGCGGCCGCACCGCAGAGCGCGAGTGAACCCGTGCCGAGTCCAGAGTCGGAGACGGTCGGATAG
- a CDS encoding gamma-glutamyl-gamma-aminobutyrate hydrolase family protein — protein MTVIGVVSGLGPDGFLMSHRNYIDAIVAVGGSPIMIPAMVDPDDALKLTERIDALLLLSGGDIHPRRYGDTVRATLHGVDEQRDGVELAIAQAAMRRGIKAFGVCRGAQLLAVAHGGRLAQDLLALGMNKHMVDTIDGEYASIIHPIEIKEGTLASSIFPNLTKVNSQHHQCISDTGSLLATAWSPDGVVEAVEGENCFGVQWHPELIYTENSEHLKPFEWLVRK, from the coding sequence ATGACGGTCATTGGTGTTGTCTCTGGGTTGGGTCCCGATGGCTTCCTGATGAGTCATCGGAACTACATCGATGCGATCGTCGCGGTTGGTGGTTCACCGATCATGATCCCCGCCATGGTGGATCCGGACGACGCGTTGAAGCTGACCGAGCGGATCGACGCCCTGCTGTTGCTGAGCGGCGGGGATATTCATCCCCGCCGCTACGGCGACACGGTACGTGCCACTCTGCACGGCGTCGACGAGCAACGCGACGGCGTCGAGCTAGCCATCGCGCAGGCGGCAATGCGCCGGGGGATCAAGGCCTTTGGCGTGTGCCGTGGGGCGCAACTACTCGCGGTCGCGCACGGCGGACGGCTTGCCCAGGACCTGTTGGCCCTGGGGATGAACAAGCACATGGTCGACACCATCGACGGTGAGTACGCATCGATAATTCACCCCATTGAAATCAAGGAGGGAACCCTCGCCAGCTCGATCTTCCCCAATCTCACCAAAGTGAATTCGCAGCACCATCAATGCATCTCTGACACCGGTTCGCTGCTGGCGACCGCGTGGAGCCCCGACGGAGTTGTCGAGGCAGTCGAAGGCGAGAACTGTTTCGGTGTGCAGTGGCATCCCGAACTGATCTACACCGAAAATTCAGAACACCTCAAGCCATTCGAATGGCTCGTCCGAAAGTGA
- a CDS encoding glutamine synthetase family protein — protein sequence MTDTVFERNDTLYGLDPEHTRVAEELRAKGVKYAMANWIDVLGRPKSKIVPLTHFADLVAGAERYTPRGFGGIGSMNPTEDEVIGVPDLSTLKILPWDRNYAWMLADMSYGGRESFALCPRAALRSQVEAAAQLGYSVHLGVEPEFYVFRPESLEGEHERLIPISASGSLKPSPAYDVEATMDASEFLDKLVGYLSELDFGVYAFGHEGGDGQYELSIGHAPVLEMADRMTLFRFAVKQVAKECGLLATFMPKPYASMWGSGAHLNMSLVNIATGRNAFRADDTAGQWTQETYQFIAGVLKHAPAFTALGNPTTNSYRRLTPRLADGQISWAPTRVSYGSNNRSCTVRLPQNRPCIEYRAADSAANYYFASALMIAAGLEGIREGLDPGAPLEQASHNTDAPTLPRTLLEAIEAFQGDPLVHATFPPAFVREYTEMKIKEWEADHLLVSDSERRRYLLEL from the coding sequence ATGACTGACACCGTGTTCGAACGTAACGACACGCTGTATGGCCTTGACCCGGAACACACGCGGGTCGCGGAGGAGCTCCGCGCCAAGGGCGTGAAGTATGCGATGGCGAACTGGATCGACGTGCTTGGCCGTCCCAAGTCCAAGATCGTGCCCCTGACCCACTTCGCGGATCTGGTGGCGGGTGCCGAGCGCTACACGCCACGTGGATTCGGTGGGATCGGCAGCATGAACCCCACCGAGGACGAGGTCATCGGTGTGCCGGATCTGAGCACTCTCAAGATCCTGCCGTGGGACCGGAACTACGCCTGGATGCTTGCCGACATGAGTTACGGCGGCCGCGAGTCGTTCGCGCTGTGCCCGCGTGCCGCACTGCGGTCGCAGGTCGAGGCGGCGGCTCAACTCGGCTACTCAGTACACCTCGGGGTGGAGCCCGAGTTCTACGTGTTCCGCCCGGAGTCACTCGAGGGTGAACACGAACGGCTGATCCCCATCTCCGCCAGCGGTTCGCTCAAGCCGTCGCCGGCCTACGACGTCGAGGCCACGATGGACGCGTCGGAGTTCCTCGACAAGCTCGTCGGCTATCTCAGTGAACTCGACTTCGGTGTCTACGCGTTCGGTCACGAGGGCGGGGACGGTCAGTACGAACTCAGCATCGGACACGCCCCGGTCCTGGAGATGGCCGACCGGATGACGCTGTTCCGGTTCGCCGTCAAGCAGGTCGCCAAGGAGTGCGGACTGCTGGCCACGTTCATGCCCAAGCCGTACGCGAGCATGTGGGGCTCGGGCGCGCACCTGAACATGAGCCTGGTCAACATCGCCACTGGGCGCAACGCATTCCGCGCCGACGACACCGCCGGACAGTGGACACAGGAGACCTACCAGTTCATCGCGGGTGTGCTCAAGCACGCGCCGGCCTTCACCGCGTTGGGCAATCCGACCACCAACTCGTATCGACGCCTGACTCCGCGGCTGGCCGACGGTCAGATCTCCTGGGCGCCAACGCGGGTGAGCTACGGCTCCAACAACCGGTCCTGCACGGTCCGGCTGCCGCAGAACCGGCCGTGCATCGAGTACCGCGCCGCTGACAGCGCCGCGAACTACTACTTCGCCTCGGCGTTGATGATCGCCGCGGGGTTGGAGGGAATTCGGGAGGGCCTGGACCCGGGTGCGCCGCTGGAGCAGGCGTCACACAACACCGATGCGCCGACGCTGCCGCGCACCCTGCTCGAGGCCATCGAGGCGTTTCAGGGTGATCCGCTGGTGCACGCGACATTCCCGCCGGCCTTCGTGCGGGAGTACACCGAGATGAAGATCAAGGAGTGGGAAGCCGACCACCTGCTGGTGTCGGACAGCGAGCGCAGAAGGTACCTGTTGGAGCTATGA
- a CDS encoding DUF1116 domain-containing protein — translation MTISGISASGHTVPALDANTEAVHRLFACQPRLVAVESALRAIPGMQRNQILTSGPTLPFERYTGGQREALLGAAIYEGYATNRVEAERAYAAGEVVVSGCQQLGAVGSLAGVTTASMPVVVVEDPLTGDRAFCTLYEGDAADRLNYGKYTAATRENLDYLHDHVGPALGRAVQMCGGVELKPIIARALTMGDELHSRNTAATTLFVRELLGVFADLSADDARVLAEYLFTGDYFFLRLAMAAAKVMANTMRGVRGSSVVTAMAFSCAEFGVQVAGTGDQWFRGPLPTFEATKLNPGFTADDMEFMGGESVITEVVGLGGVAQAAALPLQRSSGGSAAAMIARTTQMYDICVAEHPDFRIPVLDYRGTPVGFDVRVIAETGITPVLDIGIAGVGGGQIGGGVARAPLEPFVLAAEAIARQ, via the coding sequence GTGACGATCAGTGGGATCAGCGCGAGCGGCCACACCGTGCCGGCGTTGGATGCGAACACCGAGGCAGTGCACCGGCTCTTCGCCTGCCAGCCGAGGCTCGTCGCCGTTGAGTCGGCGTTGCGCGCCATCCCGGGGATGCAGCGCAACCAGATCCTGACGTCAGGTCCGACGTTGCCGTTCGAGCGCTACACCGGGGGGCAGCGCGAAGCCCTGCTCGGCGCGGCGATCTACGAGGGATACGCCACCAACCGAGTCGAGGCCGAACGTGCCTACGCCGCTGGTGAAGTCGTGGTCAGCGGTTGTCAGCAGCTCGGTGCGGTCGGCTCACTGGCCGGGGTGACCACGGCATCCATGCCGGTTGTGGTCGTCGAGGATCCGCTAACCGGCGACCGGGCCTTTTGCACGCTGTATGAGGGCGACGCGGCTGACCGCCTGAACTACGGCAAGTACACCGCGGCCACCCGCGAGAATCTGGACTACCTGCACGACCACGTCGGGCCCGCCCTCGGCCGTGCGGTCCAGATGTGCGGGGGCGTCGAACTCAAGCCGATCATCGCCCGTGCACTGACCATGGGCGATGAACTGCACAGCCGCAACACCGCAGCCACCACGCTCTTCGTCCGCGAGCTCCTTGGCGTGTTCGCCGACCTGTCGGCCGACGATGCGCGTGTCCTCGCCGAGTACCTCTTCACCGGCGACTACTTCTTCCTGCGGCTCGCGATGGCCGCGGCCAAGGTCATGGCCAACACCATGCGCGGGGTGCGCGGCTCCAGTGTGGTCACCGCGATGGCGTTCTCCTGTGCGGAGTTCGGCGTTCAGGTCGCCGGCACCGGGGATCAGTGGTTCCGCGGTCCGCTGCCCACCTTCGAGGCGACCAAGCTCAATCCGGGTTTCACCGCGGACGACATGGAGTTCATGGGTGGCGAGAGTGTCATCACCGAGGTCGTCGGTCTGGGCGGAGTCGCGCAGGCAGCGGCGCTTCCGCTGCAGCGATCCAGCGGAGGCAGTGCGGCAGCGATGATCGCTCGGACGACCCAGATGTATGACATCTGCGTCGCAGAACATCCCGACTTCCGCATCCCGGTGCTCGACTATCGCGGCACCCCAGTGGGTTTCGACGTTCGCGTGATCGCCGAGACCGGCATCACTCCCGTCCTCGACATCGGGATCGCCGGTGTGGGCGGAGGCCAGATCGGCGGTGGTGTCGCTCGCGCGCCGCTTGAACCGTTCGTACTGGCCGCCGAGGCGATCGCCAGGCAATAG
- a CDS encoding LacI family DNA-binding transcriptional regulator translates to MANIKDVAREADVSMTTVSHVLNGRGRVADKTRKRVLEVAERLGYIANPHAQQLVTRRSRILVIQMPDLDGDAGSGGLVPTSESEYFLELINGAAAAAAAARYALIVTSAGVDPSSLGGFGLDGMIIVDPKGSEQALQSSFAAKYPVVTTGEPVVAAGAPSFVIDNDHAKATREVLNHFVAQGCSRPALIVDTSSRSFIRDIVDAYGQWCTEHDVPPAVFAVSDMSPTEMDRALDSLRAGPLPADAVYTSSDGCAIALLNAARAAHVSVPGDLALASAVDSTILRVTNPPVTSVHLHPRDMGAQAVQILTELIAREEPDCDLPPMEGTRLLIPTRLILRASSVTEPELAQT, encoded by the coding sequence GTGGCGAACATCAAGGACGTGGCACGCGAGGCCGACGTCTCGATGACAACGGTGTCCCACGTGCTCAATGGCCGTGGCCGCGTCGCAGACAAGACGCGCAAGCGCGTCCTCGAGGTCGCCGAGCGACTCGGATACATCGCCAATCCCCATGCCCAACAACTAGTTACGCGCCGCAGCCGAATCCTCGTCATCCAGATGCCCGACCTCGACGGCGACGCTGGAAGTGGTGGCCTGGTACCGACATCCGAGTCGGAGTACTTCCTGGAGCTGATCAACGGCGCCGCCGCGGCCGCCGCCGCCGCCCGCTACGCGTTGATCGTGACGTCGGCGGGCGTTGACCCCTCGTCGCTGGGCGGATTCGGGCTCGACGGCATGATCATCGTCGACCCCAAGGGCTCCGAACAGGCACTGCAGTCCTCCTTCGCCGCCAAATATCCGGTCGTCACCACGGGTGAGCCCGTTGTCGCAGCGGGCGCCCCCTCGTTCGTCATCGACAACGACCATGCGAAGGCCACCCGGGAGGTTCTGAATCACTTTGTCGCCCAGGGCTGCTCGCGCCCCGCACTCATCGTCGACACGTCCTCGCGGTCCTTCATCCGCGATATCGTCGACGCCTACGGTCAGTGGTGCACCGAGCACGACGTGCCCCCGGCCGTGTTCGCGGTGTCGGACATGTCGCCAACGGAGATGGACCGCGCGCTGGACTCGCTGCGCGCCGGGCCGTTGCCGGCAGACGCCGTCTACACCAGCTCGGATGGCTGCGCGATCGCGCTACTCAACGCCGCGCGGGCGGCCCATGTGTCGGTGCCCGGCGATCTCGCCCTGGCGAGCGCGGTCGACAGCACGATCCTGCGCGTCACGAACCCACCGGTGACCAGCGTTCATCTGCATCCGAGGGATATGGGCGCGCAGGCGGTGCAGATCCTCACCGAGCTGATCGCCCGCGAGGAGCCGGACTGCGATCTGCCTCCCATGGAGGGCACCCGCCTGCTGATCCCGACCCGGCTCATTCTCCGCGCGTCGTCGGTAACCGAGCCCGAACTCGCCCAGACCTAG